The following are encoded together in the Candidatus Omnitrophota bacterium genome:
- a CDS encoding SUMF1/EgtB/PvdO family nonheme iron enzyme, with protein sequence MTQFIKKFFLLKMDFGRKAPKTGLFAPIFLFSFCLWSLVFSLWPAAPVLANNLAISNVTMSTRDPANDTFILQFDVSWNNSWRNKINHDAVWLFVKVDTGTAPYSHCLMKTSGASPTGFSAGSDSDLAIYVPTDKMGAFLRPSASQAMGNISTTSVQLKVDYGASSCNIADTASITPYVYGIEMVFVPTGSFYAGDFPTSSSAFRQGSADADPWYITSEGTIAVQNVASDGYYYKNSGYITPPNEFSDGTVFTIPAVFPKGYAAFYAMKYELTEGQWVSFFNTLTTDQKNTLDITGNVTNMGIVLGGKNSDSLIYRNTVSWDSGTPTVAAVTTRGDRAMSYISWVDLCAYLDWAGLRPMTELEYEKLARGPVIPVRDEYAWGSTDFVKAVTILTAIGSEDGAETITTTDGVTHANIFVPPVGGSAYVGGDDYIGTHGASGPLRAGIFATATSDRVMSGAGYYGAMELSGNLKEMVVTVASTVGIGFIGNHGDGALTSGGCYGCADVTGWVQLTGAGIILGSGSGTRGGGWGSPVAGGDEKTISYRGLWISGYSTNTRSPAMGGRGVRTYDGS encoded by the coding sequence ATGACGCAATTTATCAAGAAATTTTTCTTGTTGAAAATGGACTTTGGGCGAAAAGCCCCGAAAACGGGGCTTTTCGCCCCGATTTTCCTTTTTTCTTTCTGCCTTTGGTCTTTGGTCTTTAGTCTTTGGCCTGCTGCGCCTGTCCTCGCCAATAATCTTGCGATCTCCAATGTCACCATGAGCACCCGTGATCCGGCTAATGACACTTTTATTCTACAATTTGATGTTTCTTGGAATAATTCTTGGCGCAACAAGATCAATCACGATGCCGTTTGGCTGTTTGTTAAAGTCGATACCGGCACAGCGCCGTATTCTCATTGCTTGATGAAAACTTCCGGCGCCAGCCCAACAGGATTTTCCGCAGGCTCAGACTCGGATCTGGCGATCTATGTTCCAACGGATAAAATGGGCGCGTTTTTACGGCCTTCAGCGTCTCAAGCTATGGGAAATATCTCAACAACAAGTGTCCAACTAAAGGTAGATTACGGCGCTAGTAGCTGCAACATCGCGGATACCGCCAGCATCACGCCTTACGTTTACGGCATTGAAATGGTCTTTGTTCCAACGGGTTCGTTTTACGCTGGAGATTTTCCAACTTCGAGTAGCGCATTTAGGCAGGGCTCTGCAGATGCCGATCCTTGGTATATCACGAGCGAGGGAACTATTGCTGTCCAAAATGTAGCGTCTGATGGGTATTATTATAAAAATTCCGGCTACATAACTCCTCCTAATGAATTCTCCGATGGAACGGTTTTTACTATCCCTGCTGTTTTTCCTAAGGGTTACGCGGCTTTTTATGCCATGAAATATGAATTGACCGAAGGGCAATGGGTAAGTTTTTTTAACACGCTTACAACAGATCAAAAAAATACTCTGGATATAACGGGCAATGTTACAAACATGGGGATTGTACTCGGTGGAAAAAATTCTGATAGCTTAATATACCGCAACACGGTTAGTTGGGATTCCGGAACGCCCACAGTGGCCGCTGTAACAACCCGAGGTGATCGTGCCATGAGCTACATTTCATGGGTTGATCTTTGTGCTTATTTGGATTGGGCAGGTCTACGTCCAATGACAGAATTGGAATATGAAAAACTTGCTCGTGGTCCGGTTATTCCCGTGCGAGATGAGTATGCCTGGGGTAGCACAGATTTTGTAAAAGCTGTGACAATTTTGACGGCCATAGGCTCTGAGGACGGCGCGGAAACGATCACAACCACGGACGGAGTTACGCACGCAAACATATTTGTTCCTCCGGTTGGAGGTTCGGCTTACGTGGGGGGAGACGACTACATCGGAACGCATGGCGCCAGCGGGCCGTTGAGGGCAGGCATTTTTGCTACTGCCACGTCAGACCGAGTGATGAGCGGAGCTGGCTATTATGGAGCGATGGAATTAAGCGGGAATTTAAAAGAGATGGTCGTAACTGTTGCGAGCACTGTTGGAATTGGATTTATTGGCAATCACGGAGATGGGGCATTGACTAGTGGTGGTTGTTACGGTTGTGCTGATGTTACCGGCTGGGTACAGCTTACAGGCGCAGGAATTATCCTCGGCAGTGGTTCTGGTACCCGAGGCGGCGGGTGGGGGTCTCCGGTAGCGGGTGGTGACGAAAAAACAATTTCCTATCGCGGCCTTTGGATATCTGGTTATTCAACCAATACCAGATCTCCTGCTATGGGCGGGCGCGGTGTTCGCACATATGATGGCAGTTAA
- a CDS encoding SUMF1/EgtB/PvdO family nonheme iron enzyme: MRKTFSIFFLWSFVFSLLSIVPAFANNLQIANFYDYSTDTSANTMTFTFNVTQDNSWRNATNYDAVWMFMKYSTDGGASWNHGSMSASGTNPTGFNAPTGFEIKVPADEKGFFLQRTDLAAGSISASGVRVVWDYGQDGLSDATAQAGNTTLKIFGLEMVYIPEGSFYAGDASGGNLTAVLKQGSADEDSWYIASENAINATNASADGYYYFSAGQNDEDVDGATFLIPAQFPKGYQAFYLMKYELTEGQWVSFFNTLTTDQKTIRDITSSTAGGKNSDAVILRNTISWDSASPLKNAKTTRPDRAVSYIGWPDICAYADWAALRPYTELEFEKAARGAGITAVSGEYAWGNTTITAAATFSGTPENGTETIATASANANYNNTAFSLGDDYLGVQYTRGPVRVGIFATSVSTRTTAGTGYYGNMELSGNLWEPTVTVGNSWGRVFLGTHGDGTLTTLASYEGNATNLDWPGFNSANPTRGVNGTKGSGYKGGGFETDSFERLGTSSRRKVAANAESDASTSYRSHGGQFFAGRLARTAD; the protein is encoded by the coding sequence ATGAGAAAAACGTTTTCTATTTTTTTTCTTTGGTCTTTCGTCTTTAGTCTTTTGTCTATTGTGCCTGCTTTTGCCAACAACTTACAGATTGCTAACTTTTATGATTACAGCACCGACACCTCTGCCAACACTATGACTTTCACCTTTAATGTCACGCAAGACAATAGCTGGAGAAACGCCACCAATTATGATGCTGTATGGATGTTTATGAAGTATTCAACCGATGGCGGAGCTAGTTGGAATCATGGCAGCATGTCCGCATCCGGCACTAATCCAACAGGCTTTAACGCGCCTACCGGATTTGAAATAAAAGTCCCGGCGGATGAAAAAGGATTTTTCTTGCAAAGAACCGATCTTGCCGCGGGAAGCATTTCCGCCTCAGGTGTTCGCGTAGTCTGGGATTATGGCCAAGATGGGCTGTCGGATGCGACCGCACAAGCCGGCAATACAACCTTGAAAATTTTTGGGCTAGAAATGGTTTATATTCCTGAAGGATCGTTTTATGCGGGGGATGCGAGCGGCGGCAATTTAACGGCAGTATTAAAGCAAGGTAGTGCCGATGAAGATTCTTGGTATATTGCAAGCGAAAATGCAATAAATGCCACAAACGCATCGGCAGACGGATATTATTATTTCAGTGCGGGGCAAAATGATGAAGATGTAGACGGAGCTACCTTTCTTATTCCCGCTCAATTTCCTAAAGGTTATCAGGCATTTTACTTGATGAAATATGAGCTGACTGAAGGCCAGTGGGTGTCATTTTTTAATACGTTAACGACTGACCAAAAAACGATCCGCGATATTACGAGTTCAACAGCAGGCGGAAAAAATTCCGATGCAGTTATCTTAAGAAACACAATTAGCTGGGATTCAGCTTCGCCTTTAAAAAATGCTAAGACAACCCGCCCCGATAGAGCGGTTTCTTATATCGGCTGGCCCGATATTTGCGCCTATGCCGACTGGGCTGCGCTTCGTCCTTACACGGAGTTAGAGTTTGAAAAAGCCGCCAGAGGCGCAGGTATTACTGCAGTATCGGGTGAATACGCTTGGGGTAATACAACGATTACAGCCGCGGCTACTTTTTCCGGAACTCCGGAAAATGGAACTGAAACAATCGCAACGGCAAGCGCTAATGCTAACTACAACAATACGGCTTTTAGTCTTGGCGACGACTACTTAGGTGTTCAATATACCCGCGGGCCTGTTCGTGTAGGAATTTTTGCGACAAGCGTTTCAACGCGGACGACTGCCGGTACTGGATATTATGGCAATATGGAGTTGTCAGGAAATCTCTGGGAGCCGACGGTTACGGTAGGAAATTCCTGGGGACGAGTATTTTTAGGAACCCACGGCGATGGAACGTTGACAACTTTAGCCAGCTATGAAGGCAATGCGACAAATTTAGATTGGCCAGGCTTTAATTCAGCTAATCCAACGCGGGGTGTTAACGGAACTAAAGGAAGCGGTTACAAAGGCGGTGGTTTTGAGACGGACTCCTTTGAAAGGCTTGGCACATCAAGCCGAAGAAAAGTTGCTGCAAA
- a CDS encoding tetratricopeptide repeat protein, which produces MNKATNRSKKENLRIVLCVGAGMALVIGAQGAHLGAAVEDVEVVETEITSEQILSDEQNAQGERPAAGGSVNDSLDDLSMAERQMAVINTTLKNVIEENKKLLDEKVKIENELKELRGQTEIRASRLNTLTRQRDELEKRITDTEEAQGQYALEIEQLKKDLADKEKELTEKLTTMQEAQAKEKEEQEKAMAMVLPGQKDAAAVAESKKQLQDIKMQAKETLNSVEDNVKRIAGQISELNLENKKLKQDSVKLHYNMGNNYFEQGKYKKAAAEYQRVIDLTPNDAAAHYNLAFVASEFLKDQKLALEHYQQYLYLSPDAEDALLVKEKILHAQLTLKTQIDSVIEEKPKKIKAAKDK; this is translated from the coding sequence ATGAATAAGGCCACCAATAGATCTAAAAAGGAAAATTTAAGGATTGTTTTGTGCGTAGGAGCCGGCATGGCGCTCGTGATCGGCGCGCAAGGTGCTCATCTTGGGGCGGCTGTTGAAGATGTCGAAGTGGTAGAAACGGAAATTACTTCCGAGCAGATCTTATCTGATGAACAAAACGCTCAAGGTGAAAGACCAGCTGCCGGCGGCAGTGTCAACGATAGCTTAGATGACTTATCGATGGCTGAACGGCAAATGGCGGTGATCAATACGACACTAAAAAATGTGATCGAAGAAAATAAGAAGCTTCTCGATGAGAAAGTTAAGATTGAAAATGAACTGAAAGAATTACGCGGTCAAACTGAGATCCGCGCGAGCCGCCTGAACACCTTAACGCGCCAGCGAGATGAATTAGAAAAGCGAATTACGGACACGGAGGAAGCTCAGGGGCAATATGCGTTAGAAATTGAACAGCTCAAAAAAGACCTTGCGGACAAAGAAAAGGAGCTGACCGAGAAATTAACGACTATGCAGGAGGCGCAGGCGAAAGAAAAAGAAGAGCAAGAAAAGGCCATGGCGATGGTTTTGCCGGGGCAAAAAGATGCCGCGGCCGTAGCGGAGTCGAAAAAACAGCTTCAAGATATTAAAATGCAGGCCAAGGAAACATTAAATAGCGTGGAAGATAATGTCAAAAGAATTGCCGGGCAGATCTCTGAGCTTAATTTGGAAAATAAAAAGCTCAAGCAGGATTCGGTCAAGCTTCACTACAATATGGGGAATAATTATTTTGAACAGGGAAAATATAAAAAGGCGGCCGCCGAATATCAGCGGGTCATTGACTTAACGCCTAACGATGCGGCGGCGCATTATAATTTGGCGTTTGTCGCTAGTGAATTCTTAAAAGATCAAAAACTCGCTTTGGAACATTATCAGCAGTATTTATATCTTAGCCCGGATGCGGAAGATGCGCTTTTGGTGAAAGAGAAAATATTGCATGCGCAGCTAACACTTAAAACTCAAATTGACTCGGTGATCGAAGAAAAACCTAAGAAAATAAAAGCGGCAAAAGATAAATAG